The Solenopsis invicta isolate M01_SB chromosome 1, UNIL_Sinv_3.0, whole genome shotgun sequence DNA segment CAGTGCACGAATCTTGCAGCAGACTGCTGACAGATTACCAGCAGGCATGACTGGGAATAATCTAGTTCAATTTTgctgcaattaactgcacgcagattctgctctgcagaaaatgctactagggcTTAACCTTTCACTCCCCTCTAGGTGTAAATTCGGGGGATACTCATGACCGATTTCCGTAGATTGCGCGGCCATTCGATCCCCTTCCTCCCTTTCTACCTCGATTTTTTCGCTAATCATCGTCGACGGAAGCGCGGCCGGAAATAAAAACGCGCTCGTCCGTCACGGATCAGGAATCCTTACATGAGTTCGCGGCAGATCCGTGGAACAAATCTCGCTCGAATCTCGAACACATCGTGTTGTCTTTTCCTCACGATCCGTGCGTTTCCCGTTTCGAAGTGAGAGTCGCTATACAATAGATTTGTcgcgaaatataataataataaatggctTATTTTGGACCTTATACAGCACAGAATCTTGCACCAATATTCCTACGAGCTCTGTGCTGTATAGAATCATCTTTACTGTTCGAGAGAATTTTTGTTATTCACTTTATTGAAGCTTTATCACTGAAGTTAGAGAACGCAACTATTACAGCAATCTTCGCCGTTATCCTTTTAAACATTCTTTCCGCTTAAATGCCTCGCCTTTCAGGAAAAATGCATGGAACGCTTCGAGTTCGCCGACGATTACGCTCGATCTCGTGACGTTCAGAAGGCGAGATGCGAACAGAGTAAATGAACGTAATGACCCCTGCTCGCGGATATTTTGCTACGGGCTCGAATTAACTTCTATCGTATCGCTAGTCGTAATATCACTTAATCGCTCATCATCGATCGCGTTCCGGGAATGCATTTACGAACGATCGATGAGACTAGAAGAAGGGAACGAAAGGGGTGGAGGAGGCGTCTGTCAAGAGGGTGcattgagagagaaagagcggcaCTAGGTACTTAGACGAAAGGTACCGGGTGAGCGTTCACGCGGCGCTAATTATACGCGGAGCTATCCTAAAAAATTATGCACTAAACGACGGCGGCCGTTCGCGCGACACGAGATCGGACGTGTTCGTCAACGAGGGTAGGAAGGAGGGATCTGGTGTCTAATCAGCGTCGTCGCTCGAGCGCACTCGGGTGCGACTAATGCGCCCTTAATGCACGCGGGGGCGGCCTTCCCGTTAACGGTACCTGCTCACGGACGTCGTACCTAAGTGAGAATTCCCCTATGCGTTATGCTATACACAATTAATATCAGCCGCGCAGAACACCGAGCCATATCGTTCACGAGACACACGCACGATATAGAAAAGATCACTGGCGCAAAGGAGGGAATGGGGGGGGGAACTTGCGCGGAGCGTCCCGTGTCGAAGGCGGGAGTGACGAAACGTCCTTCACGCGCGAGCGCGAAAACTGAAGCGAATAGCGCACACGAGTGACAACGCAAGCGGCAACGAGACACGGCGTGTTCATTCGAAAACGTACTGCACGTTGCACCGAGGACGAAGGGAGAAACGATCAAGTACGCGCAGCCGATCGCACCCCCCACGGACACACCCTGTCGGTCTTCTCCtccttggtttttttttcttacccCTTAGTATCCCGTATTCACGCGGTTGTCCACCGACGTTTCAACCCCTTAATTAATATTGCACGCACCGGCACACGGGAGGCTATGCACCCAGCGGCGTTCttctttggttttttttaatatcacgCTCGCTGGATCGTCGCCCGAATAACGAACGAAATCGATCGTCACGAATCTGAATCCAAGCGCGCACCCGCGCGGTCCAACAATCTCGCAACGTCGATATAACGtataaaaagaaggaaaagaaacgAAAAATAGATATGAACGTGTAACAAAGAGTCGTATCTCGTCGAGCCCCGACAATTCTCGATCGAGCGAACCCTTGGGGGATCCGCGTTGCCCCTGGAACGAGGCCAATCCCTTGATCACGATGCGCTCGAATCGCATCTCCgcaattttctctttctccttcctctCTTCAATTTTCCCTCTACCTCCTCTTCACTTATATACTTGTCGCTCGAACGCGAacgttacaaatattatataattacgtgTACACGTACGGAGTACGTACATATACAAATTATGCTTAGCGTTACTATTTGCGCGCGTCCGCGATCGAGGCGGATCGCTCGATCCGCGTCGGACGCACCCTGTGTGTATCTCCGATCTCTCATCCTCTGCGGCAGAGCATTCTCTCCGTGAATTCACGAAATCACGCGAAATCACGCTTACACTATAGAGATTCATGTCATTATTATTCCCTAGTCGGTACTTTAATCGTTTTAGCATTACGTTACTAATTACGTTATAGAACTAATCAATCAACGCCCTACCGTGAATCGTCTCGTTCGCGCCCGCCGAACGGCAACCCCGACTCTTCCGTTTCCGCTCTCGTCCCATACAGAGCGACGAAACGTCGTGATCTGCCGTGGATGTCCGCTCGGCCGGGCGCGGCCCTACATTTCGTCTTGAGCTGAAAACATTCAGGCGCCGCACTCCGGAGGAGGAGCACCTCCGTTTCTCCGAGCGCGACGCGAAACGCACACGTATATATTACGCTATTTAAATAATAGTCAGTCCTTAACCCCTCGCCTCGACTTCCGCCCGTTCTTGAGAACTTCCGACTCGCCCTCTCCCGTGAAAATGATCGTCGAATGCCGAAAATGAATTCGAAGCTATttcgttttcttcttttcttcttttttttttggtattttcCATTGTAGTCTTCGTGTAGGCCAACGAAGTTTTCGGCGCTCGTGTACGAAGCGCGATCGTGTTAGAATCTTCCTCCCTGCCTCTCTCGTTCGACCTCGTTAATCTTCATCTCGACTAGTTGCGCCCTGCCGTCTCGTCTTTTAGGTGGTTTCGAAGATTATGCTCTTCGTGAGGCCCTTGCGAGGACAACCGAGTTGCGGTGCTGTGTTGCGGGACGCCTCTTTCTCCTAATAGCTGTTTGAACcccaattttattttagtctGAGACCTCATACTTTTATTCATTAACTCTTTATAAAATCGTAGTAATggatattagaaaataataattcctTTAAACTGTACACGATCTCCATTTATATATCTTGCTGCATTTGTTGAGCTGCTTGTGATAAGCGCGTCGATTATAAATTAAGGGAGCCAGTGCTGATGTTCACTGTCGATGGGAATTTAACCGACGGCTTATGGAAGCAATCATTATACCGTCGTAACGTACTCACGCAGCTCAGGAGACTCGGACCTGACCCAAGGATCGTCGTACTTGGACACTTCCTCGCTGCGAGTTCTTCCAGGCGGTTTGGGACGCTCGCGAGGATGCATGCGCGGTCCCTCTTCGCTCAGTGATCTCTTCGTTGCGTCTATATGCTTCGGCACCTCCAGCGTGGCCTTGGATCTGATTAGCTGGGGCCTCTGTCGTTTAGTCTCCTCACTAGCAGCGCGTACTATTACCGTCGGCGGGGGAGGCCCGGCCTGGGGCAGTCTGTCCTCCAGAGGATTAGAGGGGACTGATGTTTTCGCTCTGAATGCACCCTTCCGGACGAGCTTGGACTTGCTGGATCTGCGCACCGGCGAGTAGTACTCCGGCGAGTATTCTTGCGGCTTTATGATACTTTTCCGCTTAGCGGTGGGCGTAGTAGGCACCCTTGGCGACCAGACTGGCGATTCCTCGTCCTCCGGCGTGGTCAACTTCTTCGGCGGCGTCTTCTCCGGCGAATTCTCCTTCCAGCCGCCCTGGTACAGCGGGAACGGCGCGACTTGATTGAGGATCTTCCATCGGAAATCCTCGTCGTCGCTTTTGCTGGGCGTCGCCGGTTCCGGAGGTGGACAATGCGTAGGCGTGACATTGTGGAAGGGTGACCATTTTTTGTCATCGATTACCTCGACGGGAATGTCGCTCGGTGACTCGTCGTACGGCGTCCACTTGATCTCGCTGATGTGCTTCTGCTCACGCTTCTTCATTCCGATCGTCGGTAGCGGAGACGAGTCTTCGTACGGTGCCCACTTGGTGCTGGTAATCATGATCTCTGGTGAAATTAAACGCCGTACAACTCTGTTCTCCAGCTTACTCATTTGTCGTGGATCCGGTTCCGGCGACATGCTCCTGCGTATGCTGTACTTGGGCCGTTCGCGCAGACTCTTACTCTTCGGCTCGTCCATGCTTCTGTACCACTTGGACGCCTTTTTCTCAGCGGGCAGAGAGACGTGTGGCTTCATGGCCCACCTTGCTCGTATCGCATGCTTCTTACTCTCCACCGGTGGACTGATGaccttttctttctccttttccttctccttttctttctctttaccTTTATCTTTGTCTCTGTGACTAAAGCCCCATTTTCTTGAACTTTCGCTCCTCCCTTTTTCAGAGCGCTCCAATTTGGGTCGATCTCTCTTTCCTTTGGCGGCTCTCGGATCCTCGCTAGCTTGCCTCTTCACCTCCGGTTTCTCCCATGGCACGGTCGGTTCCTCGGGCGTCAGCGATTTCGAGTAGACCAgtcttttttcttccttctgCGGCGGCTTCTCTGGCTCTTTCACCTCCGGCTTCACTTCCACCGGTGACGCTGGCGCCGGCGTCTTTACCTTGGGACAGGTGCATCTGGGCTTTGGATTCGGCATTACGTCCGGCACCTGTAACCATCTGGCCTCCCTCGCGAATCTGGTGTCGTCGCTGCTGTGCTTCCTTAGGTCGTGCATCGTCGGTGTCAGCAGATTTTCTACCGACCACTTGTCCACCTCCGCACTGTGATGTTTCCTGAGATCGCCGCGATGCACCCCCTCCGACTTCTTCTCTCCCGGAATCAGACTGTGGCAGCTGCACTTTGTCTTCCTGGCGATATCCAAGTCGGTGGTCGAGGTATGGAGCTCCCAGCGGAATTCTGTACCTTCGCTGGTGCGCCTTCTCAGATCCCAGATTGCCTCGTCGGGCGACAAGAAGTCGCTGGTACTCCATGTCACCTCAGTACTGCGTACTCTCAGGAAACTGCCGCGTTCTTTAGTAGTGCGATAGTTGGGTTCGTCGCAGGTGCAGATTCTCGTTGGCGTTCTTTGCGATTCCAATGGTGCCGGTTCGATGGCGTCCAAATCCTCGATCATCCATGGGACCTCCTCGCGGCGCCGTCGGCCGCACGACGGGCAGAATAAGTCGTCGTCGCGACTAAACCGCGGCTGCTGGCGGGGCAACGTCGGGGTCGAAGTCGAGGTCGATGCGGTGGGGTCAAGCTGCGAGAGCGGCTCCACGTCGGCGTGATGGCCATCGTCAGAGTGTCGTGACGTCGCAGCCGTGCCTGGCGATGCGCACCAGCAGGTGTGTGTAGCTCCGTCAAGCTGCCTTGGTGGGTACCGCGACTCCGGAGACGACGAGGCTCCGTTCGAGGCCGCTACCAGTCAGACTTCCGCGTTCGCTGGAACCGCAGGCCTGTTCCAAATGGAATTCACAGATTAGAGCTAGACTcgatgcatttttattttgctgtgcaatttttctttgaaaaattctttccttattctttgttaaagatatttatagatTAAGAGAGTTATATCAAATTCTTAAAGTGAAGATACATCATTGcgatgaattaataaatttaagtaaCGAGCTTGCACGTGTGattcttaaattataactatttctatatgtatattatgcTAATAAAATCTTGACAAGAAGAACATACCTTCAGCTCGCTGAAGATCTCTGTGAAGAATCCGGGCTCGCTGTTGATTCGCAGCATTTCGGAGCTAAGTCGGTTGACGATCAGGAGACATCGATCCCAGAATTTATCCTTGCTGTCCTCGACGAGGAACGGTTTTAGCGGGTAACTAATCTCGTTACCCATGTAGCTATAGCTTAGGTAAAGACACGTCAGTACCGTCGCCTGGAGTTCCTTCTCAGATGCCTCGTCTCCGTCGACGAGCTCTTTCACCAGCATATACACGAACACTACGTTGGCAGGGTTTATAAAGGGCACATCCTGATAAACAAAGAAAGATAAGAGTGTGATtagaattttacatattttatttaataacactaTACTattaatctaataaatttaataaaatatttgtttttgataaattattttgtattaatagcatttaaattattcagaaatattctattcgctttatttttaataactcgATAAACGTAATTGCGTAAAGGAATATGATTCATATCTGAAGCACgttattctataataaaaatatcaacgtTGTATCTCATTAGGCAACAATGAGCGATAAAATGAAGTTCGTGACGACTCGCAATTACAGAAGTAGATAAAggttttttaaaaacacatgTCTATTGACTATTTGTCTAAACCTGCATTTTAATATGTTACAATACAAACTGACAcgatttttaagataaatgttGAGGTGTGTGAATTCAGTATTCAATTATATGCACTTGAATTCAGCACTCAATATATGCAATGTCAATATTAGGTAATCGTTATTATGTCAATCATATAATAAGTTTTTATGTATGCCACTAACTAGTCTTATTGTGTTGCATAGTGTCACATATATGCATATTTCGCTATATTTAGGGACACACGTCTTTTCACGTTTGTATATGTGTGTCAATATAAATACGTATAGGCATGTATATCGAACGTAAGCGCTTTGGATACAAATATAGTCACATAGATGTTAATTAGTGCGGATACACATATAAGGAGAGCATGTATAAATAGAGAATCTATTTATACTTGATAAGACCTCCGTTAGCTATGAAACATAAAAGATGtgaaattaagtacatctatgTATAcaactatattattaatatgtgcacacacacacacacacacacacacacacacacacacaccagaGATGTGTATGtagttcataaaaatttataaattttgacacaataaacatcaaataatttttttaatatgctgTTATATCATGAAAAGCGAAGAAATTTGCACATAGTTTTTGAAGTTAACGAGGTTATTCCAATGCACattattacaaaagaaaagaattatccttttatctcattttgaaaatttaatagatataaaaatagaacGTAAAAAGTAATAAGCAATagccttaatttttaaaacaagtatatgcgattaattaacaaaaatatcaaagttTATATATGAAGTAATTATTAgattcgttctttttttttgtatcactcaatttcacaaattaatggatacaaataataaataaagtttgtcTATTTCAACTACCGTAAGGTTgcattaaatacaaatatatatataaaataaatgaactcaatattaaaattttagcttGAAGATAGCCACGTTTGGTCTGATTTTTAAATACTCCACGTAGAAAATACTAGCTTGATTTATGTTACcgtgattaaataatttattaacaaagatatacatatattgtgtgTGACAAGttggaataatttaattttaattaataaaatccacTAATTAGTAATTATGCATTATATCATGAATCCTTCAAATTGATCCTTTCTGATCTTTTTACTGAAGACcgtaatcttcatttaatgcaTGCTTATGCATGCCCCATTGTCTCGGCAAAGATACTCTCGGTGATTTGCCGTTGTTTTTCGCGCGAGAtaatgatcaattaaaaatctatgATAATATTCTGGGTAGTGAACCGTTTCTTTAGCACAGAAAACAGACGCGCTGCTCTTTATGTCACGATATCACTTATAATATTCATAACGATCTCATATAACTATCTCATTTAAGAGAAAAGTATGTGTccgttatgtattataatacatcTCAAGGGGAACCCGTGTGTGCATCAGTTCGCGACGTGCACGCCAAGACGAAGCGAGTCGCATTAGCGCGCATGGATGCATCGGCTCACGGTGCAGGAGGAGCGTAGGTGCATCGATTCGTGAGAGGTGGTGCACGGCATGGTGCGATGCGGCCGTCGCACATGTGGGTGCATTAAGCGCGGTGAGGCCACACCGGTGACCCGGGGAGGATCGATGCCCTCGATACGTTTTCCCCGCGCGATCGGCAACCTGCTGCTGTTTTTATTGTCCGTGCCGCATAGTCGGCCGCCCCGTACCTCGTTAGCCGTGTCTCTCGGCTTAATGCACATTACGCCACGCGCACTCACGTTTGCAATTTGCTCACACGCCAGGATGCGTCCCCTTCTGGGCTCTCACCGTCGCCGCACGACGCTGGCAGGGCCGACGACACTTCTCGGCGACGGCGACACGCCCTCGTGCCGCAGGATAATCGGAGCAGTGCACCTTGCACAATGCAGCGGAAGGGAAGAAAAAGAGATGCGCGCGGCCTCACGTAAACGTATCAGAGATTCTTTCGATCCTCCCGCGAAAACACGCGCCCGATTCGCTCGAGAAACCACTAATACAATCGGACAGATACTCCTTTAACGTGGACGGAATTGCTTGTGGCGTAGAATTCCATTTGGTAAATTTCACCCCCaatttatatattgcaactgTTTCGAGTATTGAAAATCTTTGGGAAGATTTAACACAACTTTAGTTTTAAGTTAAGATAGACGACGTATTTTATTGAACTATCGATGATATTGCGAACAAAGCAAATCGCGTGACGTTAGCGAGAAGAATTCAAGCTGGCTACTTCACCAAGTTCATATTTACAGTCCATCTATTATTTCTAAAGAAAGAATGGATTTGAGTAAATTGATATAAGATAAGTAATAATAGATTATGAAAGTTTTCGACTCCTGTGTCTATTCAGCGCACTGACTACGAGCGATTCACATGTCGATGCAAGAAATGTTTTCATGAATTGCCTCGACCTGCCCACTAATTACTTAGAATAAATCTCTTAAATTGCAATCCACCTGCACCGAACCGTTAATGTTTCAAGTAAGTAAGCAACTTTATTTTGTTGCAGAGTCTTGTGAATTCGCTTTAATTGCCAACAATGGTTTTCTTCTTGTTAGCACTTAGCGACTGTTCCAAATTTTGAAGATCTCTGAAAGATTAATGTTAAAAAGAGACTGTGCTACTAAAGTTTGAGATGGATGACGTGTTTTAAGTGACGGACTATTGATGGTACTGCGAACAAAGTAAATCGCGTGACGTTATCGAGAAAAATTATTCATAGACAACGCTTATCGATGGAAATACGTTTTTATGTCTACAACTTGCGAAGTAAAACCTGGTCTATAGACTTAACTCGTCGCGTGAATAAAGGTAGTATTTATAAAGTTACATAGGGACACATAGATATCCAGaacttatacaaaaaaaaaaacaattaaaaaatttttatttccggtcacttattgttagatcttttttataaatccaattttcTCAATATGGTTCTTCtttagtgagaaaaaaaatgataatatattgATCACGAGGGGTAAAAGAAGATTGTgagatattgtataaaaaaaatgtatgcaactatttttttcataatgtttTTGCGTTTACCATTATTTCGCAAAGAGTAGACCGTGCGAAGCTTTCGCTGTCGCATGCACGATTCATTAAGCTTTCCACGTGTTTCCGCTGACTCGTGAAGAGGCGATCCTCTCGATCAGGTATAACATCGCTCGAGAGTCTCGAGGGCCGCAGGCCGCGATGCAGCAGAATTAGGGGTGCCAATATACCCGGCGAGGACGTATATACCTCTAGGGCGGTCGATATTTGCCAGGGGTGAGCGGCCTGCTGCTCTACCGAGCGCGGACTCCGCGCGTTATTCGAGCCGTCTCCGCGTAGACCTAaaccttttaattaaatttccaaGACTGCGGATAACGGTCCTCCGGATAGCGCGCGAGTGCACCACTTGGACCAATTAGCGGCATAGTCGGCGTGCACGCGAAACACCCTCAACCGCAACCGACAATCTAACGTTTAGTCGGCTCAGGGATGTCCCAAATGGAACTCCGCGAGGATCCGAATCCGCGTGAATTGCAATTAGCTCCCGGGTTACgtgtaattaaattatgcaaattaatgAAATACACGGGCGCGCGTGATATCACTGTGCCACCAACCGATATCCGCTTTTGATTCTAACGGGTTGCCAGCCGTCGTATGAAGATCATACAACTGATTCCGTAATTACACCGATTCGTTTTCACCGTTTTTTCCGATCGTCGAAGTGTTTATCTAAGATAATTAATTAGATGATGGGTGTCGTGTGACTTGTGACACACGTGCCGCGCGCGAGAAACGTGACAGGAACGGAATTTGCACTATATTTCTCAGCCACGTATGGTTTCCTTTTAACCAGATTTTCAGCAACGCGGCCCGATTTGATCTTGTTTAACGTCCAGACGAAACCACTCGGTGAATAGGATTGTCTATGGATAGTTTACAAGCCATTTGCTCACACGTTTTGACGTTCCGATAAAATCAAATATGGAATGATAATGGAATGATGTAGAAAGTCAATATTTCACTTGTGTTACAGTTGAAACGGCTTATTGTAGCGAGGACGATCGCAAAGTTGCTTGACAggataaagttatttttaaataaattttgtttataaattttcctTGTTAAATGATTATATGTACTTTCATTTGAAAGACTTATAGTATATGgaacatttttaaatgaaatgtatttttaataaattgaaaatgaggtattaatttttaaatctgatatttaaatttatatttttactgttAAACACTTGAACACTTTGTTCTATGTTTGTTCTTTTTCTATTCAGAAATAGTCCGAAATGAAAAAAGCCATTAAGAAATgattattgaaaaatgaatAAGGCCTTGAAACCTTCTGGAGTTAATTACTTTGAACAGTAAATTATGTAGACATTCATAACAAAAGTAATCAAGCGTGattatgtattaaaaagaaaatagagcTTATACAAACATCGTGTTTAATGATAAAGTCGAATGTTAATACACTCTTGCAGAGTGTGTATTAACATTCGATTTTATCATTAAACACATCGTTTTTTCGAGTTATGAATGCGTTGGTGTGTAGAAAAGTTGTTTGTTGAATAGTGCTTTAGGGcgtatcataaaaaattttattacatcgtATCATCAAATAAACATCATGTCATAtcatgaaaaaaacatttattacgttataTCATGAAAAAGATTTTACCAATAACGATACGCATATGCTATGAAgcaagtaatatttactaatattttaagagtcgaatttataaatttatatctaagAATTTGAAGAACAACCGTTTTCTTTTCGATTCTAATGAAACCATTTTTGATAATATGTTAACAGCCCTAAAACGTTAGAATGGACAAAATTTAAGGCAAATACATACGTACACTCACATCCTTTCTTCCTTGTACATGTACACACGCAATAACATTTGATTTTATCATGAAACTAATCGCATAAACTGCCATATCCATCTCCTTATCGTATACATGATCACGCTTCGTGATTATCTTTACACGTATGCATTGCAGCGTGGTTTTTAGATATACATTTGGAATATATTCTCAGGATGAACTGCATACACACATTAGACTTGGGGGAATTAGATTTAAGCACGCGCAGCTTCGATTCGCAACTGTTAACGCACTTCGATATTCCGGTACGTCGAGCATTGGGAGAAGATAAAAATAGCATCTCcttccataaaaataaatatgcaaaaaataaaatcccTTTGTTCTACGTCCATCgggattatttaaatattaaaatattttccccGCATCTATGCTCGTTCGTATTTTTACTCTATCTAATTTATACATGTACGAATCTCTCCACAAATTTGCTTTCTGTTATGCGTTCatttcatgaaaataaaaatgcgcaaaataaaatttcattattctatatctaaacattaaaattgtttCTGTGTActcattttttttgtctaatttatatattatgtatctcTCCATTTTCGCTTTTTATTATGCATCGGATACACGATAAGAATTTATgggacatttaaaaaatatattacggtTATTATgcgtgaaaaaaattatgtagggTATGTGATCAACCTACTTTCGTCAAATATGTCGTAAATCGTGAGTAATTAGATATGGTTAATATTGTCAGTCATTAATGCGCTCAAATtgaataaaacgataaaaatggaCGGAGTTTTGCATGACCTGGTTCTAAAAAGCtagtaaaatttgtattataagaTTATTGCTATAACGTTATTAAACATTCGCGGTTCTAATCAAAACTTAATATCGTAATCGACCTTTTGATGTTTTTTATTGCTCATTAGCGTCAATTCAGGAGCACTGCACCGAAAAATCAGTCGtctgcataaatttttttacgccTCATCGTAGATTTAGGGCGATAGAAATACTCTCCTCGTCGGGAGCTGACGTCCGAGAAGAGAGAGTGTCTCCCTTTCGTAATTAAAATCGAGGGGTGAACGTCCCTCTTATGAACACCCGCATTTTTTCACATATCCCAGTGGGGTGATTTCACGACATCGCCATCCCTCTTGCGCAACATTTGCGGTGCACGTGACCCTTCATCCCTTGTGCGAttttccccctccctcccttcccccCAATAATACGGCATTGCTGCACATCTCTTTCCCACAGCGTTTTCCCAGATCACGTAAACCGAATCCTCATTAGCTCAGCGCGAATTTGCCGCAATATAAGATGGATGGCTTAGAAgttcatcaattttttaacgtttttattcgTGGCAATATTTACTTTGCATTTGCGAGCATctatacagcacagaacatttcaacaatattgcagcaacattgcaggaatgtttaaaatattgctgcaatattattagatattttgtGCTATATGGGTAATTATCGCAAGATTCATGCAAAAAGTCTATATGCAACAAatatagtatttaaattaaaagtaaagatatattgtaaaagtatatttattcagattattatttattttaagaatagttttcattatttagagattttttttaatttctaaaaaaatttacttaaggTCTGTCTCAAGATTAACAAAAatcaattcttttaataaaagagataaaaatggatataaatatttgtatatatattatgtatatgcaCTGTATATTGCAATGAATATAAACttagtatattataatatataaataatttttcttgaagAGAATTAAGGGAAATGAGGAAATgtgtcaatttaatataatatttcattgctataaatggaatatttaaaagaaatcgtATCACATGTATTTTCGAAGCTTCCATTCGACATAATCTCTCCATAAAACAAAAAAGCCGAGATATTTAAACATTGGTCAGTGCTTAAATAGGAACAAGATAAATAAGCTCACTTCAGGGTTGAACTCGAAGTAGCTAAAAGGGTGGTGTTCGAGGGATTTGAGGCCGAACATTGGCGTGTTTCGATAACTATTGTTACAGGGAACGAATTGACAACAAAAACCgcatatgtatatttatctaTCGACGCCCTCGAGGATTAAACTCATGCACGTGGACGCACGAAGAGCTAGTGTTATATCTGCAAGTGTAGCTCCCGTGCTGCATTGTATTCACGGAAATGTCCGGTGTATTGATTTTTACACGTACCAAtttatacacatacacgcaGCATTGTATTCCgagaaaaatgattaaatacatTCTCTGTCAGAAATTTTTTCAGGAAATCACTTGTAAAAtgtcagattttttaatataattaactttttcattttgaataacagataaataaaataaaatttacttatgttttattgcaaattttgtagTCTTGTGAATACACTCGGATAAAGTCAGATAATTAATCTAaatgtatttcatatttatgacggtttgacagaa contains these protein-coding regions:
- the LOC105201995 gene encoding serine/arginine repetitive matrix protein 2, whose protein sequence is MIEDLDAIEPAPLESQRTPTRICTCDEPNYRTTKERGSFLRVRSTEVTWSTSDFLSPDEAIWDLRRRTSEGTEFRWELHTSTTDLDIARKTKCSCHSLIPGEKKSEGVHRGDLRKHHSAEVDKWSVENLLTPTMHDLRKHSSDDTRFAREARWLQVPDVMPNPKPRCTCPKVKTPAPASPVEVKPEVKEPEKPPQKEEKRLVYSKSLTPEEPTVPWEKPEVKRQASEDPRAAKGKRDRPKLERSEKGRSESSRKWGFSHRDKDKGKEKEKEKEKEKEKVISPPVESKKHAIRARWAMKPHVSLPAEKKASKWYRSMDEPKSKSLRERPKYSIRRSMSPEPDPRQMSKLENRVVRRLISPEIMITSTKWAPYEDSSPLPTIGMKKREQKHISEIKWTPYDESPSDIPVEVIDDKKWSPFHNVTPTHCPPPEPATPSKSDDEDFRWKILNQVAPFPLYQGGWKENSPEKTPPKKLTTPEDEESPVWSPRVPTTPTAKRKSIIKPQEYSPEYYSPVRRSSKSKLVRKGAFRAKTSVPSNPLEDRLPQAGPPPPTVIVRAASEETKRQRPQLIRSKATLEVPKHIDATKRSLSEEGPRMHPRERPKPPGRTRSEEVSKYDDPWVRSESPELPIRRKRRPATQHRNSVVLARASRRA